Within the Terriglobales bacterium genome, the region GACGGCGCCGTGTTCGTACCCGGCACCCGCGTCGAAGAGGTTGTTCGGCTTGCGGGGCAGATCCACCACACCGAGCGCGAGCAGGCCCGCCTTGCCAGCACGGGTGTGAGCTTGCGCCAGCAGTTTCGTTGGGATGACTACAAAGCCAAACGCTCCCAGGACCCGGCGTACACGCTGCGCAAGCACCTGCGGAACGTGGGGAAGGCCATCGAGGAATAACGCCTAACGTGCCGCGTGGCGGCGGAGCGGAGAGGGCGGGTCCTTACGGGCACCAGGTGGCGTCGTAGTGCACGGACCGGCTGTCGTAGCGCGACAGCAGCTTTCTCGCCGGCTCCGGGATGACCGCTGCATCGCGTTCTCCCCCGGCAAACGCCTGAATCGCTTCCATGGATTCCCACAGCGTCACGGTGATGAACTCAGCTTCGGCGCCGGCGTCGCGCCGCATGAGGTACGCGCCCCGATAACCAGCGACCCGGTGGATCCCTGGCAGGATGGTCGTCTTGAGCAATTGTTCGTAGGCGTCGGCGTTCTGGGGTGAAGTGTAACCGTGCCAGATGCGGGCTATCATCGCTGCTCCTGTGTCTTGTCCGCTGCACGCCCATGGTCGCACAGGGC harbors:
- a CDS encoding antibiotic biosynthesis monooxygenase, producing MIARIWHGYTSPQNADAYEQLLKTTILPGIHRVAGYRGAYLMRRDAGAEAEFITVTLWESMEAIQAFAGGERDAAVIPEPARKLLSRYDSRSVHYDATWCP